The stretch of DNA AACCACGGCCGTCCCTCTGCCGAACTCATCATTCGTGACCGGCATTGGAGTGACCCCGGATGGCCAGCATGTTTACGTGGAAGAATTCACCCTCACACGCCCCACCAACAGTACCGTGTTCGTGATTGACGCGAGCGTCGATGCCGTTGTCGACACTATACCCGCCAACGGCGATACGCTGACCGCCCTCGCCATCACGCCCGATGGCAGCACGGTGCTGGCCGTCAACAGCGTACTGAATACGACTGTCAACAGTTCCGTATTGGTGATTCCTACCGCGACTAACACAATTGCGAATTCGGTCACGGTTGGCTTTTTCCCGATTTCCATTGCCACTACAATCCTCGGCGCCAATATTGTCAAATGCCCCACGGTCATCACGCAGCCGGGAACCTACCGCCTCGTCAATGACCTGCACTGTTTCAACACCAATGGCATTGACATCCGCTCTGACAACGTGACCCTCATGCTGGACACACCATCACGCAGGACGTTGCTCATTTCGGTTTTGCCGGAAGGGGCGTCAACGCGGGTGTGGGGCTGGCCACCGGAAACTCGAACGTGCAGATTTTTGGTCCAGGAACCATTACCGGTTTCAATCGCGGTGTGGATTTTGAGCAGGTCTCAAATTCCCTGGTCAAGAATGTGACCACCACGGGGAACTTCTTCGGCTTCGCCGTCAATGGCGGCTTTTCCGCGGGCTGCGGCGCGAGTTGTCCCTCCACCGGCAACCTCTTCCGGGGCAATATCTCAACTTTAAACAACCAGCACGGATTCACCATGAACGGGGCCACCAGCAACGTTTTCAACGCCAATGACGCGAGCAGCAACGGCGCACACGGCTTCCTGCTCTTCGTGGCTTCAGGCAATAACGTACAAGGGAACACCTTCAACAACAACGGCCAGTTCGGAGTGGGGATCACGGCTGGCAGCGGGACTGGCAACAACCTTCACCAGAACACCGCGCAGCACAATGGAATTTTCGATCTGGAGGATGGCAATCCCAACTGCGACAGCAATGTCTGGAATCAGAACACCTTCGGAACGGCGTCGCAGCCTTGTATTCAATGAAATTCGGCCACCAGCTTCTAGCTTCCGGCTGCTAGCCAAACCAGGCACCGGGAGCAGACGCCGCTGTCTAGTTCAATCGCCTGCTTCCGGTTCTGGCCAAAGGCCAAGCTGGGACTCCCAGCACGCGCAGTTTCTGGTTTTGCGGGTGATGGGGCGAAAGGGCCAAACAGCAAACCAATGGAGTTGTGTAAAGAGAAAGAGGAAAGACCATGAACGTTCAATCCAGCAAGACCTTGGGAAATCGGAAATGCATTTCCGGCTTCCTCCGCCTTTTTATTTTCACCGTGCTTACAGCAGCGCTTCCCTTGACATTACTCAACGCCCAGACCGTGGCCTATGTAGCCAACGTTGACGACAGCGGCCCTCAATCAGGCAACACGGTTTCTGTTATTGATACTTCCACCAACACCCTAATTGCAAACATTCCAGTGGGGGCTAACTGTGACATTTCAAGAGGTTGTCCATTCGAGCAAAACCAGAGAAGCTGATTGTGATGAGCAGTCAACTCAAATCTGGAGGCCCGAATGGACATTCATAAGAATGCACGACTTACCTTTATCCGTCGAGAGCAGT from Terriglobia bacterium encodes:
- a CDS encoding right-handed parallel beta-helix repeat-containing protein; the protein is MQIFGPGTITGFNRGVDFEQVSNSLVKNVTTTGNFFGFAVNGGFSAGCGASCPSTGNLFRGNISTLNNQHGFTMNGATSNVFNANDASSNGAHGFLLFVASGNNVQGNTFNNNGQFGVGITAGSGTGNNLHQNTAQHNGIFDLEDGNPNCDSNVWNQNTFGTASQPCIQ